In the genome of Methanobrevibacter olleyae, one region contains:
- a CDS encoding glutamate--tRNA ligase has translation MDELEEIVFKHALLNAAKHKGSANPGAVMGSIMSSEPELRPRAKEIGPLSGKVVAQVNALSPEEQADKMEELGLAIKEKKQKKEEGLPKLPGTNKDVVMRFAPNPSGPLHIGHARAAIPNGEYVKKCGGKFILRIEDTDPKRIYEPAYDLIQEDLKWLGIEPDEVYYQSDRFEIYYQYAEELIKRGAAYMCTCDGGEFKKLKDNCQACPCRDNSVEENMDLWKKFPKMELGEAVLRIKTDINHKNPAIRDWVAMRIVEEEHPRLGTKYRVYPMMNFSVSVDDHLLGMTHVLRGKDHLANSEKQKYLYKHMGWEVPEFIHYGRLKMEDIALSTSKAMAGIEDGTYSGWDDPRLGTLRAIARRGIQAETITQLMVEIGIKMSDSAISWKKIYGLNRNIIEEKVNRYFFVPDPIKIEIADVSEDDLNLEIIRPLHPDFEERGNRTLIFDKEVYIPKADFTNGISRLMDAVNVEIKDDDVLFHSKSFEDAREAKARIIHWVPIDAIGAKVVMDDASIVEGLCELDCKDLKVGDIVQFERFGFARLDEIKDDELIFYYAHK, from the coding sequence ATGGATGAATTAGAAGAAATTGTATTTAAACATGCATTATTAAATGCAGCTAAACATAAAGGAAGCGCAAATCCTGGAGCTGTTATGGGTTCTATTATGAGTTCAGAACCAGAACTTAGGCCAAGAGCAAAGGAAATTGGCCCATTATCTGGAAAAGTTGTAGCTCAAGTTAATGCACTTTCACCTGAGGAACAAGCAGATAAAATGGAAGAATTAGGCCTAGCTATTAAGGAGAAAAAACAAAAAAAAGAAGAAGGATTACCAAAACTTCCAGGTACTAATAAAGATGTTGTAATGCGCTTTGCACCTAATCCAAGTGGCCCATTACATATTGGTCATGCAAGAGCAGCTATTCCAAATGGTGAATATGTTAAAAAATGCGGTGGAAAATTCATTTTAAGAATAGAGGACACAGATCCAAAACGTATTTATGAACCTGCTTATGATCTGATTCAAGAAGATTTAAAATGGTTGGGAATAGAACCTGATGAAGTATATTATCAAAGTGACCGTTTTGAAATTTATTATCAATATGCTGAAGAGTTGATTAAACGTGGAGCAGCATATATGTGTACCTGTGATGGTGGAGAATTTAAAAAACTTAAAGATAACTGCCAAGCTTGTCCATGTAGAGATAATAGTGTAGAAGAAAATATGGATTTATGGAAAAAATTCCCTAAAATGGAACTAGGTGAAGCGGTACTTAGAATTAAAACGGATATAAATCATAAAAATCCTGCTATTCGTGATTGGGTAGCAATGAGAATAGTTGAAGAAGAACATCCAAGATTAGGTACTAAATACAGAGTTTATCCTATGATGAACTTCTCTGTATCTGTAGATGACCATTTACTTGGTATGACCCATGTTTTAAGAGGAAAAGATCACTTAGCAAATAGTGAAAAACAAAAATATCTTTACAAACACATGGGCTGGGAGGTTCCTGAATTTATTCATTATGGTAGATTGAAAATGGAAGACATTGCTTTAAGTACTTCTAAAGCTATGGCAGGAATTGAGGATGGTACTTATAGTGGTTGGGATGATCCAAGACTTGGAACTTTAAGGGCTATTGCAAGAAGAGGGATTCAAGCAGAGACTATTACTCAATTAATGGTTGAAATTGGTATTAAAATGTCTGATTCTGCTATAAGCTGGAAAAAGATTTATGGCCTAAATAGAAACATTATAGAGGAAAAAGTAAATAGATATTTCTTTGTTCCAGATCCTATAAAAATAGAGATAGCTGATGTTTCCGAAGATGATTTGAATTTGGAAATCATTAGACCGTTACATCCTGATTTTGAAGAACGTGGCAACAGAACTCTTATTTTTGATAAAGAGGTTTATATTCCAAAAGCAGATTTTACTAATGGTATTAGTCGTTTAATGGATGCAGTAAATGTTGAAATTAAAGATGATGATGTTTTATTCCATAGCAAATCCTTTGAAGATGCAAGGGAAGCTAAAGCAAGAATTATCCATTGGGTTCCAATTGATGCTATTGGTGCAAAAGTTGTTATGGATGATGCCTCTATTGTAGAGGGTCTTTGTGAGCTGGATTGTAAAGATTTAAAAGTTGGAGACATTGTCCAATTTGAAAGATTCGGCTTTGCAAGACTTGATGAAATTAAAGATGATGAATTGATCTTCTATTATGCTCATAAGTGA
- a CDS encoding TIGR04076 family protein, which yields MKKVKITILKTTFQEDLAREYGVDGLSTCPLMKEGEVYYADYAKPNGFCDEAWKAIYQYVFALAHGVSDIWYYEDWIKTHGVAIVSCNDGLRPVIMKLEVTNIESNHDN from the coding sequence ATGAAAAAAGTAAAAATAACTATTTTAAAAACAACATTTCAAGAAGATCTTGCTAGGGAATATGGTGTTGATGGATTATCAACTTGCCCTCTAATGAAAGAAGGTGAAGTATATTATGCAGACTATGCAAAGCCTAATGGTTTTTGTGATGAGGCATGGAAAGCTATATATCAATACGTATTTGCTTTAGCTCATGGTGTAAGTGATATTTGGTATTATGAAGATTGGATTAAAACTCATGGAGTAGCTATTGTATCTTGTAATGATGGTTTAAGACCAGTAATTATGAAACTTGAAGTTACTAATATAGAATCTAATCATGATAACTAA
- a CDS encoding class I SAM-dependent methyltransferase: MTNQINDPEDIDWAYFWACKLEAKKDRAKDWNKAAPNFGKSAKKDDYHNKLIERIDLSKEDTLLDLGCGEGSITIPLAKKAKSVTGVDSAYKMIEILNEKAKKENIDNIKTIEEDLTKITMNNVGAHDIVVASRSLNGVLNIKETITNINEIANKYVYITLFGPNNWKLEKDFYQSINKEYFEFPSHRYFFNILVDMKIYPNVENLNIGNEREYTSIEEALESGKWRLDTLNDKEKESLYKYLEDILDENENGKLSNPNDKADWVLYWWKK, from the coding sequence ATGACTAATCAAATTAATGATCCTGAAGATATTGATTGGGCTTATTTTTGGGCTTGTAAATTAGAGGCAAAAAAAGATAGAGCTAAGGATTGGAATAAAGCTGCCCCTAATTTTGGAAAATCTGCAAAAAAAGATGATTATCACAATAAGTTAATTGAAAGGATTGATCTATCTAAAGAAGATACTCTTTTAGATTTAGGTTGTGGAGAAGGAAGTATTACAATTCCTCTTGCAAAAAAAGCAAAATCTGTAACTGGAGTAGATTCAGCATATAAGATGATTGAAATACTAAATGAAAAAGCTAAAAAAGAAAATATAGATAATATAAAAACAATAGAAGAAGATTTAACCAAGATTACAATGAATAATGTAGGAGCACATGATATCGTTGTAGCTTCAAGGTCATTAAACGGAGTACTGAATATAAAAGAAACCATTACAAATATTAATGAAATAGCTAATAAATATGTTTACATAACTCTTTTTGGACCAAACAATTGGAAATTAGAAAAGGATTTCTACCAGTCAATCAATAAAGAATATTTTGAATTTCCATCACATAGATACTTCTTCAATATACTTGTAGATATGAAAATTTATCCTAATGTTGAAAATTTAAATATTGGTAATGAGCGAGAATACACAAGTATTGAAGAAGCTTTAGAAAGTGGAAAATGGAGATTGGATACTTTAAATGATAAAGAAAAAGAATCATTATATAAATACCTTGAAGACATTCTTGATGAAAATGAAAATGGTAAACTTTCTAATCCAAATGATAAAGCAGATTGGGTATTATACTGGTGGAAGAAGTAA
- a CDS encoding class I SAM-dependent methyltransferase encodes MDIKGDRGKDWSKAAIKYSERASEDNYTEQLISKMILSSEDTLLDVGCGEGSLTIPLSKEVSSITAIDTTDKILEILDEKIKENNIKNIKTIKDDVNDLTLEKYGKYDIVLASRVINSIKSPKKVFSNLNEIANKYVFITIFGPNNWKLEKDFFKYINKEYNGAPSYIILLNLLAEMEIYPNVVNLDVGPIRTYENIEEAIDNGKWNLEKFTKYEQELLAKYLESILMENEEGLLTNPNDKPDWVLIWWKK; translated from the coding sequence ATGGATATAAAAGGAGATAGAGGTAAAGATTGGTCTAAAGCAGCTATAAAATATAGTGAACGTGCAAGTGAAGATAATTATACAGAACAATTAATTTCAAAAATGATTCTTTCTAGTGAAGATACTCTATTAGATGTCGGCTGTGGTGAAGGAAGCCTAACCATCCCATTATCTAAAGAAGTATCCTCTATAACTGCTATTGACACAACAGATAAAATACTTGAAATATTAGATGAAAAAATTAAAGAAAACAATATCAAAAATATTAAAACAATTAAAGATGATGTAAATGATTTAACTTTAGAGAAATACGGCAAATACGATATTGTTTTAGCTTCAAGAGTAATAAACAGTATAAAAAGCCCTAAAAAAGTATTTTCTAATCTTAATGAAATAGCTAATAAATATGTATTTATAACTATATTCGGCCCAAATAACTGGAAGTTAGAAAAAGACTTCTTTAAATATATCAATAAAGAATATAACGGTGCACCCTCCTATATAATTCTTTTGAATCTTCTTGCAGAGATGGAAATTTATCCAAATGTAGTTAACTTAGATGTTGGACCTATTAGAACATATGAAAACATTGAAGAGGCTATAGACAATGGAAAATGGAATCTAGAAAAATTTACTAAATATGAACAGGAATTATTAGCCAAATACCTAGAGTCTATTCTAATGGAAAATGAAGAAGGGTTATTAACTAATCCAAATGATAAACCAGATTGGGTATTGATTTGGTGGAAAAAATAA
- a CDS encoding class I SAM-dependent methyltransferase, which produces MKIEDGINPLELDWEYIWQKSIKKGFKKEKDWDKIAKDYGRWLENDDYPNTLLKEMRISSQDTALDIGCAEGTITRKIAKKAKSVTGIDKSKLMLEELNKNALKDNINNIKTIQMDINDISHEKIGNYDIVLASRSLNGIYNIKDTLLSLNEIANKYVYITLFGSSNHKYKKEKAKIAGKIFKAGTDYIVLVLILKSLGIEANVVQLECENLKEYHDFDEAINRSLWRLGDLEEENKIALENYFKEIFVKNERGNWVNPKDKTDLVLIWWKKEE; this is translated from the coding sequence ATGAAAATAGAAGATGGGATCAATCCTTTAGAGCTTGACTGGGAATATATATGGCAAAAATCAATCAAAAAAGGCTTTAAAAAAGAGAAAGATTGGGATAAAATAGCGAAAGATTATGGCAGATGGCTTGAAAATGATGACTATCCCAATACTTTATTAAAAGAAATGAGAATATCCTCTCAAGACACAGCTTTAGATATAGGATGTGCAGAAGGCACTATAACTAGGAAAATTGCTAAGAAAGCTAAATCTGTTACTGGTATTGATAAATCAAAATTAATGTTAGAAGAACTAAATAAAAATGCTTTAAAGGATAATATTAATAATATTAAAACTATCCAAATGGATATAAACGACATCAGTCATGAAAAAATCGGCAATTATGATATTGTACTAGCATCAAGATCTTTAAATGGAATATATAATATAAAAGATACTCTTTTAAGCCTTAATGAAATAGCTAACAAATATGTTTACATAACCCTTTTCGGTTCATCAAACCACAAATATAAAAAAGAAAAAGCTAAAATAGCTGGAAAGATATTTAAAGCCGGAACCGATTATATTGTTTTAGTCCTTATTCTCAAAAGCCTTGGAATTGAAGCAAATGTAGTTCAATTAGAATGTGAAAATCTAAAAGAGTATCATGACTTTGATGAAGCTATTAATAGATCTCTTTGGAGACTTGGTGATTTAGAAGAAGAAAATAAAATAGCATTAGAGAATTATTTTAAAGAGATATTCGTTAAAAATGAAAGGGGAAACTGGGTCAATCCTAAAGATAAAACAGATTTAGTATTGATTTGGTGGAAAAAAGAAGAATAA
- a CDS encoding aldo/keto reductase yields the protein MFYRKLGRTDLEVSNLGFGCMRLPHKEHFYEIDELETSKMFDYAIEHGVNYFDTAYSFHSKNRNLGGNAEPFLGKYLAERGIRDDVIIQTKLPGWLVNKREDMDKFLDLQLERLQTDYIDVYMLHSLKIDFWNKLYGMNVLEFLDSVLEDGKVKYVGFSFHDDLDVFFNIMDSYDKWDVILTQVNYLDEDYKSGLGGLEFVGMAGLGNVIMEPLRGGSLINNIPDEVQAIWDSADKKRNPVEWALEYLWDKPLVSSVFSGMSNMNQVKQNIAIAENCDVNSISEHDRQILKDVAQVYKSREEIPCTGCRYCMPCHNRVDIPHCFKQYNIAKSLDYIDKTAAPYFWLVNKDERADSCTFCGDCNIQCPQGIDIPAEMEKVYDFFHDEDINF from the coding sequence ATGTTTTATAGAAAATTAGGTAGAACTGATTTAGAGGTTTCTAATTTAGGCTTTGGATGTATGCGTTTGCCCCATAAAGAACATTTCTATGAAATCGATGAGCTAGAGACTAGTAAAATGTTTGACTATGCAATTGAACATGGTGTAAATTATTTTGATACTGCTTATTCATTCCATAGCAAAAATAGGAATTTGGGAGGAAATGCTGAACCGTTTTTAGGTAAATATCTTGCAGAAAGAGGTATTCGTGATGATGTAATCATTCAAACTAAATTACCCGGATGGTTAGTAAATAAAAGGGAAGATATGGATAAATTCCTTGATTTACAGTTAGAAAGATTGCAAACTGATTATATTGATGTTTATATGTTACATTCTCTTAAGATAGACTTTTGGAATAAGTTATATGGTATGAATGTCTTAGAGTTCTTAGATAGTGTACTTGAAGATGGAAAAGTTAAATATGTTGGCTTTTCTTTCCATGATGATTTGGATGTTTTCTTTAATATTATGGATTCATATGACAAATGGGATGTTATATTAACTCAAGTAAATTATCTTGATGAAGATTATAAAAGTGGCCTTGGTGGTTTAGAGTTTGTAGGAATGGCAGGGTTAGGAAATGTTATTATGGAACCATTGAGAGGTGGAAGTTTGATTAATAACATTCCAGATGAAGTTCAAGCTATTTGGGACAGTGCAGATAAAAAAAGAAATCCTGTTGAATGGGCATTAGAATACTTATGGGATAAACCTCTTGTAAGTTCTGTCTTCAGTGGTATGAGTAATATGAATCAAGTAAAGCAGAATATTGCTATTGCAGAAAACTGTGATGTTAATTCTATATCTGAACATGATAGGCAAATACTAAAGGATGTTGCTCAAGTTTATAAATCAAGAGAGGAAATTCCATGTACTGGCTGTAGATATTGCATGCCCTGTCATAATAGGGTAGATATTCCCCATTGTTTTAAACAGTATAATATTGCAAAAAGCTTAGATTATATTGATAAAACTGCAGCTCCTTATTTCTGGTTAGTAAATAAGGATGAAAGAGCTGACAGCTGCACTTTCTGTGGTGATTGTAATATACAATGTCCTCAAGGTATTGATATACCTGCAGAGATGGAAAAAGTATATGATTTTTTTCATGATGAAGATATAAACTTTTAA
- a CDS encoding manganese-dependent inorganic pyrophosphatase encodes MSKTYIFGHKSPDTDSITSSLVMCDLETKLGNEVVACRLGSLNKETEYVLNYFDIEAPELIETIEDGTDVILVDHNSPNESVDNIENANILKVVDHHKIAFETSYPLFVRTEPVGCTETVLFKLYKENGFTPDKTIASLMLSAIISDTLLLKSPTTTEDDKKTVEELAEIVEIDYEAYGLEMLKAGTDLSSFTIPEILSLDAKQIDFKNVKSIVNQVNTADISDVMKMKDDLEDGMNKIIEEEDLDLFMLLITDIVNSNSQVIAIGKDATLVEKAYGVKLEDNAVLLEGVVSRKKQVVPIMTENA; translated from the coding sequence ATGAGTAAAACTTATATTTTTGGACATAAAAGTCCGGATACTGATTCAATTACCTCAAGTCTTGTAATGTGTGATTTAGAAACAAAATTAGGTAATGAAGTTGTAGCATGTAGATTAGGCAGCCTTAATAAAGAAACTGAATATGTTTTAAACTACTTTGACATAGAAGCTCCTGAATTAATTGAAACAATTGAAGATGGTACAGATGTAATTCTTGTTGATCATAATAGCCCTAATGAATCTGTTGATAATATAGAAAATGCAAATATTTTAAAAGTTGTAGACCATCATAAAATAGCATTTGAAACTTCTTATCCTTTATTTGTTAGAACTGAACCAGTAGGATGCACTGAAACAGTATTATTTAAATTATATAAAGAAAATGGATTCACTCCAGATAAAACTATTGCATCTTTAATGTTATCTGCAATTATATCTGATACTTTACTTTTAAAATCACCAACTACTACTGAAGATGATAAAAAAACAGTAGAAGAACTTGCAGAAATTGTTGAAATTGATTATGAAGCTTATGGTTTAGAGATGTTAAAAGCAGGAACTGATTTATCAAGTTTCACAATTCCAGAGATTCTAAGTTTAGATGCTAAACAAATTGACTTTAAAAATGTCAAATCTATTGTTAATCAAGTAAACACTGCAGACATTTCTGATGTAATGAAAATGAAAGATGATTTGGAAGATGGAATGAATAAGATTATTGAAGAAGAGGATTTAGACTTATTCATGCTTTTAATTACAGATATTGTAAATAGCAACTCTCAAGTAATTGCAATTGGTAAAGATGCAACACTTGTAGAAAAGGCTTATGGTGTAAAATTAGAAGATAATGCTGTTTTATTAGAGGGTGTTGTTTCCCGTAAGAAACAAGTAGTTCCTATAATGACTGAAAATGCTTAA
- the idsA gene encoding short chain isoprenyl diphosphate synthase IdsA: MSDVTDVLKQYSEDVVKTIEENLSVIEPQDLQDACLYLTKAGGKMLRPALTLISAEAVGGNKEDALKTAAALELIHTFSLIHDDIMDDDDMRRGMPSVHKVWDEPVAILAGDTLFSKAFEMVIASKEENAHPANVANALATVADACVKICEGQASDMSFEGNFDVKEDEYSEMIFKKTGALIAAATKAGAIMGGGDDEAVHALYEYGRMIGTAFQIQDDYLDVISDEKDLGKPVGSDIAKGKMTLMVVKALAESEGEDHDRLLEILKDDDCSQESIDEAIDLFNKYGSIEYAYNLALENIDCSKKVLEILPDSEAKQLLIALADFVIDRSS, from the coding sequence ATGTCTGATGTTACGGATGTTTTAAAACAATATTCTGAAGATGTTGTAAAAACTATTGAAGAAAATCTTAGTGTAATTGAGCCACAAGATTTACAAGATGCTTGTCTTTATTTAACTAAAGCTGGTGGAAAAATGCTTAGACCAGCTCTTACTTTAATTTCTGCAGAAGCTGTTGGAGGAAATAAAGAAGATGCTTTAAAAACAGCTGCTGCTTTAGAACTTATCCACACTTTTTCACTTATTCATGATGATATCATGGATGATGATGATATGAGAAGAGGAATGCCTTCTGTTCACAAGGTATGGGATGAACCAGTAGCTATTTTAGCTGGAGATACTTTATTTTCAAAAGCATTTGAAATGGTCATTGCTTCTAAAGAAGAAAATGCTCATCCTGCAAATGTTGCAAATGCATTAGCTACTGTAGCAGATGCTTGTGTTAAAATCTGTGAAGGTCAAGCTTCTGATATGAGTTTTGAAGGAAACTTTGATGTTAAAGAAGATGAATACTCTGAAATGATTTTTAAGAAAACCGGTGCATTAATCGCAGCTGCTACTAAAGCAGGAGCTATTATGGGTGGAGGAGATGATGAAGCTGTTCATGCTTTATATGAGTATGGCCGTATGATCGGTACTGCATTCCAGATTCAAGATGATTATTTAGATGTAATCAGTGATGAAAAAGATTTAGGAAAGCCTGTTGGCAGTGATATTGCTAAAGGTAAAATGACCCTTATGGTAGTTAAAGCATTAGCTGAATCTGAAGGTGAAGATCATGACAGATTACTTGAAATCTTAAAAGATGACGATTGTTCACAAGAAAGTATTGATGAAGCTATTGATTTATTCAATAAATATGGCTCTATTGAATATGCTTACAATCTCGCTTTAGAAAACATTGATTGTTCTAAGAAAGTACTTGAAATATTACCCGATTCTGAAGCTAAACAATTACTTATTGCTTTAGCTGATTTTGTTATTGATAGGTCTTCCTAA
- a CDS encoding RNase J family beta-CASP ribonuclease, giving the protein MTVEVIAIGGYEEVGKNMTAVKVGEDVVIFDMGIHLDRISIHEDTDIDRMHSLDLIERGIIPDDTIMKDVDGKVKGIVFSHGHLDHIGAVAKLAHRYDTPIIGTPYTTALIEKQIRGERKFKVNNPIRPLNPGSKIKLSKDITLEFVQSTHSIPQAVFPVLHTPEGIIVYALDFKFDNHQKVSPPPDYNRLRELGRKGVLALIVETTNAINYTETRTYSEKVARIILEDLMREPLKAKEGMIVTTFSSHIERIQTIADIAKNSDREILFLGRSMERFCGIAQNLGILKLPRTAYVHGSPKAVNKALMKAEDDRDKYLLVTTGHQGEPDALLPRIASGRTPFNIKKGDNVIFSAPIIPNPTNAANRHILESKLKANGARIYANAHVSGHAGREDHRDFLRMLKPKHIIPAHGELDMLVAYGELAEEEGYRIGNNIHILRNAQAQVFNGN; this is encoded by the coding sequence ATGACTGTAGAAGTTATTGCAATTGGTGGATATGAAGAAGTAGGAAAAAATATGACTGCAGTTAAAGTTGGAGAAGATGTAGTCATATTTGATATGGGTATCCACTTAGATAGAATTAGTATTCATGAAGATACAGATATAGATAGAATGCATAGTTTAGATTTAATTGAAAGAGGAATAATTCCTGATGATACAATAATGAAAGATGTTGATGGTAAAGTTAAGGGAATTGTATTTTCACATGGTCACTTAGACCACATTGGTGCTGTTGCTAAATTAGCTCATAGATATGATACACCGATTATTGGAACTCCATATACTACTGCATTAATTGAAAAGCAAATTAGGGGAGAACGTAAATTTAAAGTAAACAACCCAATTAGACCACTTAATCCTGGAAGCAAAATTAAATTATCTAAGGATATAACTTTAGAATTTGTCCAATCTACCCATAGTATTCCTCAAGCGGTGTTTCCAGTATTACACACTCCAGAGGGAATAATTGTTTATGCACTAGATTTTAAATTTGACAACCATCAAAAAGTTTCTCCACCACCTGATTATAATAGACTTAGGGAATTAGGTAGAAAAGGAGTCTTGGCTCTTATTGTAGAAACTACAAATGCTATTAATTACACTGAAACTAGAACCTATTCTGAAAAGGTAGCAAGAATTATTTTAGAAGATTTAATGAGAGAACCTTTAAAAGCTAAAGAAGGTATGATCGTTACTACATTTTCATCACATATAGAAAGGATTCAAACTATTGCAGATATTGCTAAAAATAGTGATAGGGAAATTCTCTTTTTAGGACGTTCTATGGAAAGGTTCTGTGGTATAGCACAAAATTTAGGAATTTTAAAATTACCTAGAACTGCTTATGTTCATGGATCTCCTAAAGCTGTAAATAAAGCACTTATGAAAGCTGAAGATGATAGGGATAAATATTTGCTTGTAACTACTGGTCACCAAGGTGAACCTGATGCTTTACTTCCAAGAATAGCTAGTGGAAGAACTCCATTTAATATTAAAAAAGGGGATAATGTAATCTTCTCAGCACCTATTATTCCAAATCCAACAAATGCAGCAAATAGACATATTCTAGAATCTAAATTAAAAGCAAACGGTGCAAGAATTTATGCTAATGCTCACGTTTCAGGACATGCAGGCCGTGAAGACCATAGGGATTTCTTAAGAATGCTTAAACCTAAACATATTATACCAGCTCACGGTGAATTAGATATGTTAGTTGCTTATGGGGAACTTGCAGAAGAGGAAGGATACAGAATTGGAAATAATATTCATATTTTAAGAAATGCTCAAGCTCAAGTTTTTAATGGTAATTAA
- the fni gene encoding type 2 isopentenyl-diphosphate Delta-isomerase — protein sequence MISDRKLEHLLICKNYDVNYKDKTTGFEDIELIHKALPEVHKEEIDISTEVFGKKLESPLFITAITGGHAAAKEINKELAIVAEDKKIGLGLGSQRAAIVNPDLIDTYDVVREYAPSTLVLGNIGAPQSDLAEKAVEILDSDILAIHLNPLQEAIQPEGDVDARGYIDSIAEICKSVDVPVMAKETGTGISGEDAIALQKAGVSFIDVEGAGGTSWAAVETYRADDRYMGELFWDWGIPTAVSTVEVVNSVDIPVISSGGIRSGLDAAKAIALGADAVGMALPALKGAYEGQKSLVDMVERFNESLRIAMFLVGAYNIEELKNSNLIIKGETKNWLEARGFDTKAYAKR from the coding sequence ATGATTTCAGATAGAAAATTAGAACATTTATTAATTTGCAAAAATTATGATGTTAACTATAAAGATAAAACTACGGGTTTTGAAGATATTGAATTAATTCATAAAGCATTACCTGAAGTTCATAAAGAAGAGATTGATATTTCAACAGAAGTCTTTGGTAAAAAATTAGAGTCTCCATTATTCATTACAGCTATTACTGGAGGACATGCTGCTGCAAAAGAAATTAATAAAGAATTAGCTATCGTTGCAGAAGATAAAAAAATTGGTTTAGGTTTAGGCAGTCAAAGAGCAGCTATTGTTAATCCAGACTTAATAGATACTTATGATGTAGTGAGAGAATATGCACCATCTACACTTGTTTTAGGGAATATTGGTGCACCACAATCTGATTTAGCAGAAAAGGCTGTTGAAATATTAGATAGTGATATTTTAGCAATTCATTTAAATCCCTTACAAGAAGCAATTCAGCCTGAAGGGGATGTGGATGCAAGAGGATATATAGATTCAATAGCTGAGATTTGTAAAAGTGTAGATGTTCCTGTTATGGCTAAAGAAACTGGTACTGGCATCAGTGGTGAAGATGCAATTGCACTTCAAAAAGCTGGAGTTAGCTTTATAGATGTTGAAGGTGCTGGAGGAACTAGTTGGGCAGCTGTTGAAACTTATCGTGCTGATGATAGGTATATGGGAGAATTGTTCTGGGATTGGGGAATTCCTACTGCTGTAAGTACTGTAGAGGTAGTAAATTCTGTTGATATTCCAGTAATATCTTCTGGAGGTATTCGTTCAGGGCTTGATGCTGCAAAAGCTATTGCTTTAGGTGCAGATGCAGTTGGTATGGCATTACCTGCATTAAAAGGAGCTTATGAAGGGCAAAAATCCTTAGTTGATATGGTTGAAAGATTTAATGAATCTTTAAGAATTGCTATGTTTTTAGTTGGTGCTTATAATATTGAAGAGCTTAAAAATTCAAATCTTATTATTAAAGGAGAAACTAAAAACTGGTTAGAAGCAAGAGGCTTTGATACAAAGGCATATGCTAAAAGGTAA